From one Rosa rugosa chromosome 4, drRosRugo1.1, whole genome shotgun sequence genomic stretch:
- the LOC133744687 gene encoding uncharacterized protein LOC133744687 → MNEIWKLNIPPKVKIFFKVKIFAWLLSRGRLKTKTRIASFCDNNDTVCQLCRLGDEDLNHVFFSCPFASGVWQNAGINIYDFSSFDAWFLSWFRKGYHKVNTENLIVLCWKIWEARNNLIFRQKTVSPIMVVHAAATLEAGFRDNNLVRDTFPLSHYGIIKWTPPPPGVFKLNFDGSVRDKNKAAAGFVIRDHDANPIFAGSRSFGSSSVPIAEGSALRDGLYHAFLLKCKKLIVEGDSKLIIDAAKNNCTVPWRLRTLFKDIWFLSSQFEEVAFIHIPREANLVADAVTNHAHSSPTPTTWKQKLPFSAFSAFNFDYFSSSCSRGFAL, encoded by the coding sequence ATGAATGAAATTTGGAAATTGAATATTCCTCCTAAAGTCAAAATCTTTTTTAAAGTCAAAATCTTTGCTTGGCTCTTATCCAGGGGAAGGTTAAAGACTAAAACAAGGATTGCTAGTTTTTGTGATAATAATGACACTGTTTGCCAGCTCTGTAGGCTGGGGGATGAAGACTTAAACCATGTCTTCTTCTCCTGTCCCTTTGCCTCTGGAGTTTGGCAGAATGCGGGTATTAACATTTATGATTTTTCTTCCTTTGATGCCTGGTTTCTTTCCTGGTTCAGGAAGGGCTACCATAAAGTGAACACTGAGAATTTGATAGTGCTTTGCTGGAAGATTTGGGAAGCTCGAAATAATCTTATTTTCAGACAAAAAACAGTCTCCCCCATTATGGTTGTTCATGCTGCTGCTACTCTGGAAGCTGGTTTCAGAGACAACAATCTTGTGAGGGATACTTTTCCCCTCAGTCACTATGGTATTATCAAGtggactcctcctcctccaggaGTTTTCAAACTAAACTTCGATGGCTCAGTCCGAGACAAGAACAAAGCTGCCGCAGGATTTGTGATTAGAGATCATGATGCAAACCCTATTTTTGCCGGATCCAGATCCTTTGGCTCCTCTTCAGTTCCCATTGCTGAAGGGAGCGCCCTAAGAGACGGCCTTTATCACGCCTTTCTTCTCAAGTGCAAGAAGCTCATTGTTGAAGGGGACTCAAAGCTGATCATAGATGCTGCCAAAAATAATTGTACCGTTCCTTGGAGGCTCAGAACCCTCTTTAAAGACATCTGGTTCCTCTCCAGTCAATTCGAGGAGGTGGCCTTCATCCACATTCCTCGTGAAGCCAACTTGGTTGCTGATGCGGTTACTAACCATGCCCATTCTTCTCCAACCCCGACGACGTGGAAGCAAAAGTTGCCGTTCTCCGCTTTTTctgcttttaattttgattactTTAGCTCCAGTTGTAGTAGGGGCTTCGctttgtaa
- the LOC133745961 gene encoding disease resistance protein RPM1-like — protein sequence MAESVVTFLVFKLKTLLEEEVKLLSGIQVQVQEVVDELERIQAFLRVADAKEDSDPQLKVWVNQVRDVAHEMEDALDKFRHSHSHDHGHGFRASLHKVSCIIKKWKARRQIAADIEGLKYRVTSLSKGKERYKFVDQAGSTSGRQVQHQFYRGDAILLEEAELVAIGERKRKLFELLMKEESTRQVVPIVGMGGLGKTTLVKQLYEDAKVKKHFKVHAWITVSRSFQMNKLLRHMIHQIFEVIRKPVPQDEEIESMDDNQLRERIKKLLQHSRYLIVLDDLWNRADWDAINHAMPNNNRGSRVMLTTRNVNVASASCLGNLEMIYRLEPLSPEDSWTLFCKKTFHGESCLPNLEKYCRSILSKCGGLPLANVAIGAVLATKDKTNVDEWTAVYGSIGAEIQENDQLDNMKKVLYLSFSDLPYHLKSCFLYLSIFPDIYKIDHMRLIRLWLAEGFIMETEGKTPEEVAQSYLKELWDRSLIQATETATDGRVKSYRIHDLLREIIILKSREQNFAAIVKEQGTMWSDKVRRLSIVNTLQNVRKKRTPSKLRSLLIFGVEDSLNEFSIPKLFPTGLQLLTVLDLQGAHLQVFPKEVVKLVFLKYLSLRNSKVKQIPSSIKKLRNLETLDLKHSHVVELPAEILNLKQLRHLLVYRYEVESYARFNAKYGVKLPAGICSLQSLQKLCFIEANQYSGALMAELGRMNQLRRLGILKLRKEDGVTLCSSIQKMTNLRSLSVSSAEMDELIDLSYMSCAPEFLRRLYLTGRLANLPHWISSLQNLVRLFLKWSRLKEDPLVHLQGLPNLVHLELLQVFDGESLHFEAGGFPRLKLLGIDKLDELQSVSIDKGAMPCLEKLIIQRCESLKKVPYGIEHLNRLKLLEFFDMPNELIMLLHPDGGGDHWKVAHVPAVYYSYWRNDGWDVYSLVNEGESFNTGTSAVRKLFRNILWKA from the coding sequence ATGGCTGAAAGTGTAGTAACATTTTTAGTTTTCAAGCTTAAGACGTTACTCGAAGAAGAGGTGAAACTATTGTCAGGTATCCAAGTACAGGTCCAGGAAGTGGTTGATGAATTAGAGCGCATCCAGGCGTTCTTAAGGGTTGCTGATGCAAAGGAAGACAGCGATCCTCAGCTGAAAGTGTGGGTTAATCAAGTCAGAGATGTGGCTCATGAGATGGAAGATGCCCTTGATAAATTCAGGCATTCCCACTCACATGATCACGGTCATGGATTCCGAGCTTCCCTTCATAAGGTTTCTTGTATCATCAAGAAATGGAAAGCTCGCAGACAAATTGCTGCTGATATTGAAGGTCTAAAGTATAGAGTCACGAGTCTCTCAAAGGGGAAAGAGAGATACAAATTTGTTGATCAAGCTGGCTCCACCTCTGGTCGTCAGGTTCAACATCAGTTCTATCGAGGGGATGCCATTTTACTAGAAGAGGCTGAGCTGGTGGCAATCGGCGAGCGGAAAAGGAAACTTTTTGAGTTGCTTATGAAGGAAGAATCCACACGCCAGGTGGTTCCTATAGTTGGGATGGGAGGACTGGGAAAAACTACCTTGGTAAAGCAATTGTATGAGGATGCTAAAGTCAAAAAGCATTTTAAGGTACATGCTTGGATCACTGTCTCTCGATCATTTCAGATGAATAAGCTTCTTAGACACATGATCCATCAGATCTTCGAAGTTATCAGAAAACCAGTTCCTCAAGATGAAGAAATTGAAAGCATGGACGACAACCAGCTaagagagagaattaaaaaattGCTGCAGCATAGTAGGTACCTGATTGTTCTGGATGATCTATGGAACAGAGCAGACTGGGATGCCATCAATCATGCAATGCCAAACAACAATCGTGGTAGTCGAGTAATGCTCACTACTCGCAATGTTAATGTAGCCTCTGCCTCTTGCTTGGGGAACCTTGAGATGATCTACCGTTTAGAACCCTTATCTCCGGAGGATTCTTGGACTCTTTTCTGTAAGAAGACATTTCATGGAGAGTCATGCCTTCCAAATTTGGAGAAATATTGTCGAAGCATCTTAAGCAAATGTGGAGGACTACCCCTTGCAAATGTCGCAATCGGCGCTGTTCTAGCTACAAAAGACAAGACAAATGTAGATGAATGGACTGCTGTTTATGGAAGTATTGGGGCTGAAATTCAGGAAAATGACCAGCTTGACAATATGAAAAAAGTGCTGTATCTCAGTTTCAGTGATTTACCATACCATCTGAAGTCATGTTTCTTGTATCTGAGCATCTTTCCTGATATCTACAAAATTGATCATATGAGATTAATTCGATTATGGTTAGCCGAAGGATTTATTATGGAAACTGAAGGAAAGACACCAGAAGAAGTTGCACAAAGTTACCTTAAGGAGCTGTGGGACAGAAGTTTGATTCAAGCAACAGAAACAGCAACTGATGGGAGAGTTAAGTCCTATCGCATCCATGATCTTTTACGGGAGATTATCATTTTAAAGTCTAGAGAGCAAAATTTTGCAGCAATAGTGAAAGAGCAAGGCACAATGTGGTCTGACAAAGTTCGACGACTATCAATAGTTAATACATTGCAGAATGTACGAAAGAAGAGGACTCCATCTAAACTTCGCTCTTTGCTCATCTTTGGGGTAGAAGATTCACTAAATGAATTTTCCATACCAAAATTGTTTCCAACAGGTCTTCAGCTGCTAACTGTATTAGACTTGCAAGGTGCACATCTACAGGTGTTTCCAAAAGAGGTTGTGAAGCTGGTTTTTCTCAAATACCTTAGCCTGAGGAATAGCAAGGTGAAACAAATTCCAAGCTCCATCAAGAAGCTTAGAAACCTAGAGACTCTCGACCTTAAACACTCCCATGTTGTTGAATTGCCTGCTGAAATTTTGAATCTCAAGCAACttcgccatctcctggtgtatCGTTATGAAGTTGAGTCCTATGCACGATTTAATGCCAAATATGGAGTTAAGCTTCCTGCAGGAATATGTAGCTTGCAATCTCTCCAAAAGCTTTGTTTTATAGAGGCAAATCAATACAGTGGCGCTTTAATGGCAGAGCTAGGGAGAATGAATCAACTAAGGAGGTTAGGCATTTTGAAGTTGAGAAAAGAAGATGGGGTAACCTTATGCTCATCCATCCAAAAGATGACAAATCTTCGCTCGTTGTCTGTATCTTCTGCAGAGATGGACGAGTTAATTGATTTGAGCTACATGTCCTGTGCTCCTGAGTTTCTTAGGCGACTGTACTTGACAGGTCGTTTAGCAAACTTACCACACTGGATTTCTTCACTTCAAAACCTGGTCAGACTGTTTCTAAAATGGAGTCGGCTGAAGGAAGATCCTCTAGTACATCTTCAGGGTTTGCCAAATCTGGTACATCTTGAACTGCTACAAGTTTTTGATGGAGAAAGCTTGCATTTTGAGGCAGGAGGGTTTCCAAGACTGAAGTTATTAGGCATTGATAAGTTAGATGAACTTCAATCAGTAAGCATAGATAAGGGAGCAATGCCTTGTCTAGAAAAGTTAATTATTCAGCGATGTGAATCATTGAAGAAGGTCCCATATGGCATTGAGCATTTAAACAGGTTAAAGTTGCTTGAGTTTTTTGATATGCCAAATGAACTAATCATGCTTCTACATCCAGATGGTGGAGGTGATCATTGGAAAGTCGCTCATGTCCCGGCAGTTTATTATTCCTATTGGAGAAATGATGGGTGGGATGTCTACTCATTAGTCAATGAAGGGGAGAGTTTTAATACAGGTACTTCAGCTGTGAGGAAGCTCTTTCGTAATATATTATGGAAGGCATAG
- the LOC133743537 gene encoding disease resistance protein RPM1-like, with protein sequence MVSTKPLKTEEGYSMKDHSTISTQIPHTKFSSLLPQIYHLSSETQTNLQVLSGKEMAESAVTYLVDRLTSLLEEEVKLLSGIREQVEDLVDELERIKAFLRVADAKEDSNPQLKVWVKQVRDVAHEMEDALDKFRLFHSHNHGHGFQASVHKLSCIIKKWKANHQISADIQRINSKVKNLYEGHERYKPVDQAGSSSARPVQRHKFDQGDALLLEEADLVAIGERKRQLIELLMKEDTGRLVVPVVGMGGLGKTTLVKQVYEDPKVQKRFKVHAWITVSRSFKINQLLRHMINNIFKVIRKPVPEDDEVETMDDNQLRERIKNLLQNSRYLIVLDGIWHIPDWDAINHVMPNNNRGSRVMLTTRYVNVASASCLGNQDMFYRLEPLSPEDSWTLFCRKTFQGSSCLPNLEEICQSILMKCGGLPLAIVAISAVLALKDKRNVDDWAAVSGSIGAEIEGNDQLDNMKKLLSLSYRDLPYHLKSCFLYLSIFPDLYKIEHMRLIRLWLAEGFVIGKEGRTPEEVAESYLRELLDRSLIQAAETSTDGRVKSYRIHDLLREIVILKSKEQNFAAIEKDQGTMWPDEKVRRLSIVNTLQNIHQKRTPSRLRSLLVFGVEDSLTDFPIPKLFPTGLQLLTVLDLEGAHLKKFPNEVVKLLLLKYLSLRHTEVKEIPSSIKKLQNLETLDLKHSHVVELPAEILNLKRLRHLLVYRYEVESYARFNARKGVKVPAGISGLQSLQKLCFIEANQGNGALMAELGRMNQLRRLGIYKLREEDGATLCSSVQNMTSLRSLSVFSAEKEKIIDLSHISRAPPFLQRLYLAGRLENLPHWISSLQNLVRLFLKWSRLKEDPLVHLQGLPNLVHLELLQVYDGESLHFEAGGFPSLKLLGIDKLDELQLVTIEEGAMPCLEKLIIQRCKCLKKVPSGIEHLTNLKLLEFFDMPDELIMPLHPDGGEDHWKVAHVPAVYYSYWRGGGWDVYSLVNDVESFNSGTSAVRRLERNILWKV encoded by the coding sequence ATGGTTTCCACAAAACCTTTAAAAACAGAAGAAGGCTACTCCATGAAAGATCATTCAACAATATCAACTCAAATACCACATACAAAGTTTTCTTCTCTCCTACCACAAATATATCATCTATCCTCAGAAACACAAACAAACCTGCAAGTGCTATCAGGCAAAGAAATGGCAGAAAGTGCAGTCACCTATTTGGTTGACAGGCTCACGTCATTACTTGAAGAAGAGGTGAAACTTTTGTCAGGGATCCGAGAACAGGTCGAGGACCTGGTTGATGAATTGGAGCGCATCAAGGCCTTCTTAAGGGTTGCTGATGCAAAGGAAGACAGCAATCCTCAGCTCAAAGTGTGGGTTAAACAAGTCAGAGATGTAGCTCATGAAATGGAAGATGCCCTTGATAAATTCAGGCTTTTCCATTCACACAATCACGGTCATGGATTCCAAGCTTCCGTTCATAAGCTTTCTTGTATCATCAAGAAATGGAAAGCTAACCATCAAATTTCTGCTGATATTCAAAGAATAAACTCAAAAGTCAAAAACCTCTATGAGGGACATGAGAGATACAAACCTGTTGACCAAGCTGGTTCCAGCTCTGCTCGTCCGGTTCAGCGCCACAAGTTTGATCAAGGGGATGCCCTTTTACTGGAAGAGGCTGATCTTGTGGCAATTGGCGAGCGCAAAAGGCAACTGATTGAGTTGCTTATGAAGGAAGACACTGGACGCCTGGTGGTTCCAGTAGTTGGGATGGGTGGACTGGGGAAAACTACCTTGGTAAAGCAAGTCTACGAGGATCCAAAAGTTCAGAAACGTTTCAAGGTACATGCTTGGATCACTGTTTCTCGATCATTCAAGATAAATCAGCTCCTAAGACACATGATCAATAATATCTTCAAAGTTATCAGGAAACCGGTTCCTGAAGATGATGAAGTTGAAACCATGGATGACAACCAGCTaagagagagaataaaaaatTTGCTGCAGAATAGTAGGTACCTGATTGTTCTTGATGGTATATGGCACATACCGGACTGGGATGCCATCAATCATGTAATGCCAAACAACAATCGTGGTAGTCGAGTAATGCTCACTACTCGATATGTTAATGTGGCCTCTGCCTCTTGCTTGGGGAACCAGGACATGTTCTACCGTTTAGAGCCCTTATCTCCGGAAGATTCATGGACTCTTTTCTGCAGGAAGACATTTCAAGGGAGCTCATGCCTTCCAAATTTGGAGGAAATTTGTCAATCCATCCTGATGAAATGCGGGGGACTGCCCCTTGCAATTGTGGCCATCAGCGCTGTACTAGCTTTAAAAGACAAGAGAAATGTGGATGATTGGGCTGCTGTTTCTGGCAGTATTGGAGCTGAAATAGAAGGAAATGATCAACTTGACAACATGAAAAAATTGCTGTCTCTCAGTTACAGGGATTTACCATACCATCTGAAATCTTGTTTCTTGTATCTGAGCATCTTTCCTGATCTCTACAAAATTGAGCATATGAGATTAATTCGGTTATGGTTAGCTGAAGGATTTGTTATTGGAAAAGAGGGAAGGACACCAGAAGAAGTTGCAGAGAGTTACCTTCGAGAGTTATTGGACAGAAGTTTGATTCAAGCAGCAGAAACATCAACTGATGGGAGAGTTAAATCATATCGCATCCATGATCTTTTACGGGAGATTGTCATTTTGAAGTCTAAAGAGCAAAACTTTGCAGCAATAGAAAAAGATCAAGGTACAATGTGGCCTGATGAGAAAGTTCGAAGACTATCAATAGTCAACACGCTGCAGAATATACATCAAAAGAGGACACCATCCCGACTTCGTTCTTTGCTCGTTTTTGGGGTAGAAGATTCACTTACTGATTTTCCCATACCAAAATTGTTTCCTACCGGTCTTCAGTTGCTTACTGTATTAGACTTAGAAGGTGCACATCTGAAGAAGTTTCCAAATGAGGTTGTCaagcttcttcttctcaagtACCTTAGCTTGAGGCATACAGAGGTGAAAGAAATTCCAAGCTCCATCAAGAAGCTACAAAACCTAGAGACCTTGGACCTTAAACACTCGCATGTTGTTGAATTACCTGCTGAGATTTTGAATCTCAAGCGACTTCGTCATCTCCTGGTTTATCGTTATGAGGTTGAGTCATATGCACGATTTAATGCCAGAAAAGGAGTTAAGGTTCCTGCAGGGATATCTGGCTTGCAATCGCTCCAAAAGCTCTGCTTTATAGAGGCAAATCAAGGCAATGGTGCTTTAATGGCAGAGCTTGGGAGAATGAACCAACTAAGGAGGTTAGGCATTTACAAGTTGAGAGAAGAAGATGGGGCCACCTTATGCTCATCCGTCCAAAATATGACCAGCCTTCGCTCGTTGTCTGTATTTTCAGCAGAGAAAGAGAAGATAATTGATCTTAGCCACATTTCTCGTGCTCCTCCATTTCTTCAGCGACTATACTTGGCAGGGCGTTTAGAAAACTTACCCCACTGGATTTCTTCTCTTCAAAACCTGGTCAGACTGTTTCTAAAATGGAGTCGGCTGAAGGAGGATCCTCTAGTACATCTTCAGGGTTTGCCAAACCTGGTACATCTTGAACTTTTACAGGTTTATGATGGAGAAAGCTTGCACTTTGAGGCAGGAGGGTTTCCGAGTCTGAAGTTATTAGGTATTGATAAATTGGATGAACTACAATTGGTAACCATAGAGGAGGGAGCAATGCCTTGTCTAGAAAAGCTAATTATCCAGCGCTGCAAATGCTTGAAGAAGGTTCCATCTGGCATTGAACATTTAACCAATTTAAAGCTGCTTGAGTTTTTCGATATGCCAGATGAATTAATCATGCCACTACATCCAGATGGTGGAGAAGATCACTGGAAAGTCGCTCATGTTCCAGCAGTTTATTATTCCTATTGGAGAGGTGGAGGTTGGGACGTCTATTCATTAGTCAATGATGTGGAGAGTTTTAATTCGGGTACTTCTGCCGTGAGGAGGCTCGAACGTAATATTCTATGGAAGGTATAG
- the LOC133743538 gene encoding succinate dehydrogenase assembly factor 1, mitochondrial-like — MGASSGPRLSGMQRQVLSLYRGFLRAARLKSAEDRHKIESLVSNEFRHNAKNVDRKNFLYIEYLVRRGRKQLDQLKSPDTVGLSALNVSFSETKRPTH; from the coding sequence ATGGGAGCCTCCAGTGGGCCAAGGCTTTCTGGAATGCAGAGACAAGTACTTAGTCTATACAGAGGGTTCTTGCGGGCAGCTCGTTTAAAATCTGCTGAAGATCGACACAAGATTGAGTCACTTGTGTCGAATGAGTTCCGCCACAATGCCAAGAATGTAGACCGCAAGAATTTTCTTTACATTGAGTACTTGGTTCGCCGCGGAAGGAAACAGCTTGATCAGCTCAAGAGCCCCGATACTGTTGGATTATCAGCCCTGAATGTGAGTTTCTCTGAAACGAAACGTCCTACGCATTGA